The window CCACAAGTGAGAGATGCTGATGTCTTTTTGCCAATTTAATTTGATGTCCCAAAGGAGAGGTGAAtgcatttattttgatttataatttgtaGCTGAATGATTagccaaaaaatatatatacgtgATAAAGTCCAATTTTATATCATTACTTATTACACGGATTGGaataatatatcatatcattaagtatataaatggagttttgtaattatatatctttATCGGTTTCCAAAATTTCAAAGCGCTATAGTTGTAATCAATTATCGCGATTTTGCTTGGAGGTGTTAGAATAGTATGTagacaaagaagaagataaaacacgtaaataatcttaaaagtatataatatagatatattgcAATGGTAACGTAATTTCACCACAGCGATATTTACCGCCAATAAGTAGTGTTACAATATTCACGTTGCTAGGTAAGGTACggacacacatatatatatatatatatatatatatatatatgtatttacatgatcgtataaatatatattgtaaataaaatactCATAATGCATATGTAAATTAATCAATATAcgatatgtatttatataagaaaaataaaataaaaaaatggtcGAATATTAAATAGGATATCGTATATTGAGACATAGAGGCAAGCAAGTAATTCACGAGATACAAAACGGAGTTGTccgtatattatattttgtagcGATCAAGAGAGACTAAGGCAGACATGTGAGAGAGGAAAGGATCCTATATACAAATTTAATCTAAGATCTCTGCTTCCTCCTCATATATATACTGCATATACACACATAGTTCCCCTATATCGAAGATAGTAGAAATCAACCAAGAAAGCTCAATACGAAAGGAAGAGGCTTATAATATCAAGCATAGAAGAATGGATCCGAGGGAAAAGAAGAGAGGTTCTTTGAAAGAGAAGTTTCAATTGCTTCGTTCAATCACTAATTCTCATGCTGTAATTAATAttcaccctctctctctcttttctttttaattgtgTCCCATGGAGATAAACGCACATGCACACACAAAACACATGACTCAGTCTTACTCGATCtatacttgattttttttcactCAGTCACAAATTTGTCCCGTAAGGTCATTTTCGATATTGGGTATGTGAATCTCTTGGATCTTCGATATATATCTGTTTCTTTTCTATTTCTTGGGTGATTACTTTATCTTCTTTTAAACACATATAAGAACGCATATTATTGCAAACAAGATGTATATGACAATCATGATCGATAGATGAAACggggatgatttttttttgtaacctcTAATATTGTTTTTCCGATGATGTATATGCTGCTAATATATTTCCATTCACACGCCCTCTTTAATGACAGGAAAACGATACATCGATCATAATGGATGCTTCTAAATATATCAAAAAGCTTAAGAAGAAAGTTGAAAGattcaaaggagacactacggCAGGGCAATCTTCAAGCGAGCCCACGGATCCCACCATACCAATGGTATCAACAATCAAACATACACTTTGTAaccattaattatatatagacaTAAGCACGCATGTGAATGTGAGAGATTCATTAAGaggttatatttatttataggtaACAGTGGAAACCCTAGAAAAGGGTTTTATGATAAACGTATTCGCAGGGAAGAATCAACCAGGCATGCTTGTTTCGGTATTAGAAG is drawn from Brassica rapa cultivar Chiifu-401-42 chromosome A05, CAAS_Brap_v3.01, whole genome shotgun sequence and contains these coding sequences:
- the LOC103866502 gene encoding transcription factor bHLH61, which translates into the protein MDPREKKRGSLKEKFQLLRSITNSHAENDTSIIMDASKYIKKLKKKVERFKGDTTAGQSSSEPTDPTIPMVTVETLEKGFMINVFAGKNQPGMLVSVLEAFEDIGLNVLDARVSCTDSFSLHATGVENEDGEGMDSEAVKQAVTDAITSWSESSDLQS